The genomic segment CAATTATTTATGGTGTTATTGATGCTAAAGATGGATTTCCTGATCGATTTCAAAAACTCTCAGAATTTAATCCCAAAAAAAATTATCCAAATGTTGTCAGAAAACAATGCTTTGACAAATTTAAATTAGGTAATTGTGATGAATGTTATTTGGGAATTAAAAAAGATACTTTAGATGGATTACTAATTGGAGACTCATTTGCTAATCATACTGCAGCATTTTTAGATGTATTAGCTAAAGATGCCGGATTATATATACATGACACTGCCGCAGGGGGATATCCTTTGATGAATCGATTGAATGAAGACGGAACTCCACTTTTTTCTGAAAAATATGCAGTAGACAGAATTAATTACGCAAAAAAGTTCAAAAATATATTTATAGCTGCTAATTGGGAAAGCTTGTCTGAACAAAAAAATAAGATGACATACTTGAATACTATAGAAACTTTGAGGAATTTGTTAAAAGACGGGAAAAAAATAATTATTTTTGACGCGTTAAGAGCTACAACAGAAATGAATCTTCATCGTGCAAAATTAGTAAAGTCAGGAATTCCTGTTAGCTTTGACGAAAGAAATTTTTCATTTAAAAAATACCAAAGACCGAAAGATTATATTATTTATAAAATAAAAAAACTATTCCCATCAATTTTAATAATTGATTTAAATGAAATGATTTGTGAAGGAAATTATTGTAATATACAATTAAATAATACCATTGTATACAGAAATTCAGATCACTTAAATACTAGTGGCGCAATGTTATTAGGAAAAGAATATTTATCAAAAAAAAATAACCCTTTGAAAGCATTAAATAAAACCAAATAAATGAACCAATTACAAACAACAATCGAACAAGCTTGGGAAGATAGAGCTTTATTACAAGAAACTGCTACAACTGATGCCATCAGAGAAGTTATCGAATTATTAGATGCTGGAAAATTACGTGTCGCCGAACCAAAAGGAGACGGTTGGCAAGTAAACGAATGGGTAAAGAAAGCGGTCGTAATGTATTTTCCTATTCAAAAAATGGAAACTTTGGAAGCTGGAATTTTTGAGTACCACGATAAAATGGAATTGAAAAGAGACTATGCTGAAAAAGGTGTTCGTGTTGTACCAGGAGCTTCTGCTCGTTATGGTTCTTTCATTTCAAGTGGTGTGATCATGATGCCAAGTTATGTGAATATTGGCGCCTATGTTGACGAAGGAACTATGGTGGATACCTGGGCGACAGTAGGAAGCTGTGCTCAAATTGGTAAAGATGTTCACTTAAGCGGAGGTGTAGGAATTGGTGGGGTGTTAGAACCTTTACAAGCCGCACCAGTAATTATTGAAGACGGTGCATTTATTGGTTCACGTTGTATCGTTGTAGAAGGAGTTCACGTAGGTATAGAAGCTGTTCTTGGAGCCAATGTATGTTTAACTGCTTCAACAAAAATTATTGACGTAACTGGAGAGAAACCAATAGAAATGAAAGGTTTTGTTCCTGCGCGTTCTGTTGTGATCCCAGGAAGTTATACCAAACAATTTGCTGCTGGAGAATACCAAGTGCCTTGTGCTTTAATAATTGGCACTCGTAAACCTTCAACAGATTTAAAAACTTCATTGAATAATGCGTTGAGAGAATACGACGTAGCGGTTTAAATTAAAATTCAAATGATTGATATTTCGATTATTATTGTAAATTACAAAAGTTGGAGCGAATTAAATAATTGCCTCCAATCAATTATTGCTATCAATAGTGATCGATTTACATTAGAAACAATTGTCGTAGATAACGAATCTAATGATTATAAAATAAATGAATTCAAACAATTGTTTCCAACTGTTACGTTTATTGAGAATAGTGGAAACAATGGATTTGCTAATGGATGTAATTTAGGAGCCTCTATAGCTAAAGGAAAGTATTTGTTCTTTTTAAATCCAGACACAGTAATTAACGAAGACGCCGTTTTTAAACTTTGGAAAACTTCTAATGAGAATTCTAACTATGGTATAGTTAGTTGTCGTCAGACCAATGAAAATTATGGAAAATATACGGAAATAAGATTTTTCCCTTCATTCTTTACGCTTTTTGGATATTCAAGAGTCATTTATAGAATTGTAAATTACTTTCACCTTAATAATAAGTTTAATTTTCACAAAGAAATCGTTTTTCCAGACTGGGTTACTGGAGCAGCAGTTTTCATTAGTAAGGAATGGTTTGCAAGTGTAAATGGATGGACTGAAAAATACTGGTTGTATTTTGAAGACGTTGATTTGTGCAAGAAAATAAAAGAAAATAATGGAGAAATTTGTTTAATTCGAACCACAAATATATTTCATAAACATGGTGGTTCAACCAGAATAAACATAAAGACTAAGGCGCTAACTAAAACTGAAGTACTTATTTCTAAACATGTTTATTTTAGTGAACATAAATCAGGAATAACAAAGCATTTGATTCAAAGTTTATTAGTAACCTCACTGCTATTTGAAAAATTAACCTTGGCAATACTGGGATTAATTTTCTTTTACATCCCAAAGTTAAAAGTGAATATTTTTATTTTTATTAATTTAATAAAATATTATATTAATGCAATTTCAAAAAAAACATGGATTAGCCCTCGATCAGTAAAATACTTACAAAAATAGGATGTCTATTTAGAGAAAAAACTTACTTTTGAATGTTTAATTAATCTATTATATAATTATCCCATTATAATTACAAAAAATCCCAATCTAAAATTTTTGAAATGAATATAGGTTTTGAGGCAAAAAGAATATTTCACAACAGAACTGGTCTGGGCAATTACAGCCGTGATTTGGTGAGGATTCTTAGTCAATACTTTCCTGAAAACAAGTATTTTTTATATAATCCAATTCCAACAAACAAAAATCTTTTTAAAACAAATAATAGTAGTGTTTTTGAAAAAAAACCTAATTCAAATTTTTATTCAAGGTTCTATAACATCTGGAGACAAAAAGGAGTTGTAAAAGATTTAGTAACCGATGAAATTATTTTGTTTCATGGACTATCCGGAGAAATACCGAGAGGACTTAAGCAAACTAAAATTAAAAGTATTGTAACCGTTCATGATCTAATTTTCATGAGATTACCCCAATTTTATCCATTTTGGGACAGGGTAATTTATTTCTATAAATTTGGAAAATCTACACGTGAAGCTGATATAGTTATCGCAATAAGCGAGCAAACTAAAATTGATTTGATTAAATATTTTAATGTTCCATCGGATAAAATAAAAGTGATCTATCAAGGGTGTAATCCTGCTTTTAAAAAAGATTATTCAACTAAACAAAAAGAAACAGTAATTGAGAAATACAACTTACCGGTTAATTTTATTTTAAATGTTGGTACTGTTGAATGTAGAAAGAATGTTTTATCAGCTGTCAAAGCAATAAAAGATATTGACATATCTCTTGTAATTATTGGTAATCAAACACCATACAAGAAAAAAGTTGAAGATTACATTGTAGAAAATAATATAGAACATAAAATTCTATTTCTAAATGATGTTGATGTTGAAGAATTAGCAATCATTTACCAACTCGCTACTTTATTTATTTATCCATCTTTATATGAAGGTTTTGGTATTCCAATAATAGAATCATTATACTCTAAAACCCCCGTAATCACAACAAAAGGGGGCGTTTTTCATGAATCTGGTGGCCAAAGCACCTTATATATTGACTCAAACAATATTGAAGAGATCAAGAATTCAATCCAACTGTTGTTAAACAATCACGAATTAAGAGCCGAAATGGCAAACAAAGGCTATGATTATGTTCAAAAATTCAATGATGAACTTATTGCTGCTAATGTTTACAATGTTTATAAATCTTTGTTGTAGTGAAAACTTCAAAAAAAACAGTATCTGTCATTTTGCCAAATTTTAATGGTAGAGAATTGCTTGAAGAATTTATCCCTTCAATTATTGAGGCGCTCACCTTTTCGAATATTGAATACGAATTCATTCTTGTAGATGATCAATCGACTGATAATTCTGTTGATTATATAAAAAATCATTTTCCTTCAATTATATTGGTTGAAAATAAAATCAACAGAGGTTTTTCTTTCACTTGCAATAGAGGGATTGAAATAGCTAAAAAAGATCTTGTTTTTTTAGTGAATTCTGATGTAAAACTTTCTATTGACTATTTTGAACAGCAATTAAAGTATTTCGAAATGAATGAGACTTTTGGAGTAATGGGACAGATCAAAAATTATGAGAGTCTTAAAACTGAAGATCATGCTCGATTTCCAAGATTTAAAGGAGTCAAACTTAAAGCAACTAAATTTTACTACTCAACCAATTCTTCTGAAAAAGTATTCACAACCTACTTATCTGGGGCAAATGCATTAATATGTAATCAAAAATTGAAATCATTAAATGGCTTTGATGAGATATATTCTCCATTTTATTTTGAAGATTTTGATTTAGGATTACGAGCATGGAAGATGGGATGGAAACTGTATTACGAGCATCAGTCAATTTGTTTTCATAAAGTAAGTGCTACTACTAAAAATCTAAACAAGTCAAATCTAGTTAACCGGATTTATTATAGAAATAGTTTTATATTACACGCTATCCATTTAAATGGGTTTAGAAAAAAAATATGGTATTCTCAGTTATTTACTTCTACTCTATTGTGGCACTTAATTAAAGGAGAGTTTTGGATTATTTATAGTCTAATTGATTTCTTAAAAAACAAAAAGAAAATACAAGAATCCATAACCAAAATAAAAAAAATACAACTTGAATTAAATATTACTATTGGTATTGATGATATTTTAAGTATTTTTAAAAATTCATTGAAAAACAAATCAATTAAATGGATTTAATTGATTTAAATCATTTCGTAACTTAAAATGTAAATAATGGCATTATCTGTAGCTATGTGTACCTATAATGGTTCAAGATTTATTAAAGATCAATTAAACAGTATCATTGAACAATCTAGACCAGTTAATGAAATTATTATTTGTGATGACTGTTCTACAGATAATACCATAGAAATCATTAATGACTATATAAATAAATATCCTGGTTTAATCCAACTGTATCAAAACAAAGAAAACCTTAGAAGCACTAAGAATTTTGAAAATGCAATTTCACATTGTACAGGTGATTATATATTCTTAGCAGATCAGGATGATATTTGGGACTTCTATAAAGTAGAAAAAATAATTACGAAATTTGAAGCAAATGAATCTTTGGAAGGAATTTTTACTAATGGAAACTTAATTGATGATGATGGTGAAATTTTTCCAAATACTAATATGTGGGATACTTTCTATTTTTTTGAAAAAAATTTAGATAAGCCCATTGATTTATTATGTTTACTTAAACACCATGCTAATATGGTTACTGGGGCAACATTATGTATAAAAAAATCAATACGAGATATTATTTTACCATTTCCAGATTTAACAAAAAAGAAGTTTTTTCACGACGAATGGATTGCTTTAATTTTGGCCTCTAGAAATAGTTTAGACTATATTAATGAAAATCTTATCTCATATAGAATCCATACAAGTCAACAGATTGGTATTGGAAGAAAAAAATTAGACGATGTGATAGTTCCTCATCCACACCTTATTTATACCTTACAAATTACAAATCAATACCTACCAAATAGTTTTACACAATGTAGAAGAATTAGTCGTATTTATTATAATTGTTATAAGAAATTTAACACTCTTGCCATTTTTTATAAAGACAAAAAATCACCCGTAGATTTTAATGCAATCGCACAAGAAAACCTTAAACTTTATAACAAAGCTGAAAAAAAATTAAGAGAAAATAGCTGGTATCGCTACAAGCTTAGAAAAGTTTCAAAATTCCTATTCAGAAAGAAAAAAGTATTGTAATCTACCATTATTAAATTCATGAAAAAAATCCTATTCCAATTCGTTCTATTTTTATTTTCAATTAGTTTAACTGCTCAATCAATACCTGTAGGTTCCATTGATTATATGGACGAACGTTTACGAAATGAACAACTTTTAAATTTTAATGTAGACAACAGTTCATTTACGATAAGACCATTACTACGAAAATCTGATTCTACTCAAAACTCCCAAAAAACAAACCAATTTAATTTTAAAATTCTTCCAGTCTCTCTCGTTCAACAGTACAATTCATTACTTCCACTTGGAAGAAATGATGGGGTTATGATTCCTTCAAAAGGCTATCAAATGAAATTTAGTGCGGGATTTTTTGTGAGTTATAAAAATTTAAGTTTTCAATTTAATCCAGAATATGTAAATGCTGAGAATTTACCTTTTGAAATTTTTCCCGACTACATAAATAGTTCCGTTAGATTAAACTATATCAGATATTTAAATACCTACGACATTCCGGACAGATTAGGTTCTAGCCCCTACAAAAAAATATTTTGGGGACAGAGCGCTTTGAATTATAGAATCGGGAAAGTGAATATTGGGATATCAAATGAAAACTTATGGTGGGGTCCAGGTAAATACAATTCTTTAATTATGAGCAATAATGCTCCAGGT from the Flavobacterium ammonificans genome contains:
- a CDS encoding glycosyltransferase family 2 protein: MALSVAMCTYNGSRFIKDQLNSIIEQSRPVNEIIICDDCSTDNTIEIINDYINKYPGLIQLYQNKENLRSTKNFENAISHCTGDYIFLADQDDIWDFYKVEKIITKFEANESLEGIFTNGNLIDDDGEIFPNTNMWDTFYFFEKNLDKPIDLLCLLKHHANMVTGATLCIKKSIRDIILPFPDLTKKKFFHDEWIALILASRNSLDYINENLISYRIHTSQQIGIGRKKLDDVIVPHPHLIYTLQITNQYLPNSFTQCRRISRIYYNCYKKFNTLAIFYKDKKSPVDFNAIAQENLKLYNKAEKKLRENSWYRYKLRKVSKFLFRKKKVL
- a CDS encoding glycosyltransferase family 2 protein, coding for MKTSKKTVSVILPNFNGRELLEEFIPSIIEALTFSNIEYEFILVDDQSTDNSVDYIKNHFPSIILVENKINRGFSFTCNRGIEIAKKDLVFLVNSDVKLSIDYFEQQLKYFEMNETFGVMGQIKNYESLKTEDHARFPRFKGVKLKATKFYYSTNSSEKVFTTYLSGANALICNQKLKSLNGFDEIYSPFYFEDFDLGLRAWKMGWKLYYEHQSICFHKVSATTKNLNKSNLVNRIYYRNSFILHAIHLNGFRKKIWYSQLFTSTLLWHLIKGEFWIIYSLIDFLKNKKKIQESITKIKKIQLELNITIGIDDILSIFKNSLKNKSIKWI
- a CDS encoding 2,3,4,5-tetrahydropyridine-2,6-dicarboxylate N-succinyltransferase, producing MNQLQTTIEQAWEDRALLQETATTDAIREVIELLDAGKLRVAEPKGDGWQVNEWVKKAVVMYFPIQKMETLEAGIFEYHDKMELKRDYAEKGVRVVPGASARYGSFISSGVIMMPSYVNIGAYVDEGTMVDTWATVGSCAQIGKDVHLSGGVGIGGVLEPLQAAPVIIEDGAFIGSRCIVVEGVHVGIEAVLGANVCLTASTKIIDVTGEKPIEMKGFVPARSVVIPGSYTKQFAAGEYQVPCALIIGTRKPSTDLKTSLNNALREYDVAV
- a CDS encoding glycosyltransferase family 4 protein, which produces MNIGFEAKRIFHNRTGLGNYSRDLVRILSQYFPENKYFLYNPIPTNKNLFKTNNSSVFEKKPNSNFYSRFYNIWRQKGVVKDLVTDEIILFHGLSGEIPRGLKQTKIKSIVTVHDLIFMRLPQFYPFWDRVIYFYKFGKSTREADIVIAISEQTKIDLIKYFNVPSDKIKVIYQGCNPAFKKDYSTKQKETVIEKYNLPVNFILNVGTVECRKNVLSAVKAIKDIDISLVIIGNQTPYKKKVEDYIVENNIEHKILFLNDVDVEELAIIYQLATLFIYPSLYEGFGIPIIESLYSKTPVITTKGGVFHESGGQSTLYIDSNNIEEIKNSIQLLLNNHELRAEMANKGYDYVQKFNDELIAANVYNVYKSLL
- a CDS encoding glycosyltransferase family 2 protein, with product MIDISIIIVNYKSWSELNNCLQSIIAINSDRFTLETIVVDNESNDYKINEFKQLFPTVTFIENSGNNGFANGCNLGASIAKGKYLFFLNPDTVINEDAVFKLWKTSNENSNYGIVSCRQTNENYGKYTEIRFFPSFFTLFGYSRVIYRIVNYFHLNNKFNFHKEIVFPDWVTGAAVFISKEWFASVNGWTEKYWLYFEDVDLCKKIKENNGEICLIRTTNIFHKHGGSTRINIKTKALTKTEVLISKHVYFSEHKSGITKHLIQSLLVTSLLFEKLTLAILGLIFFYIPKLKVNIFIFINLIKYYINAISKKTWISPRSVKYLQK